The Kiritimatiellales bacterium nucleotide sequence CAGAATCGATATGGCATCACCCAATCTGCACATGCGCGATCCGGCGCTCTATCGCATCAAACACGCGCACCATCACAACACCGGTGATAAATGGTGCATCTATCCAATGTACGACTTTGCACACTGCCTTGAAGACTCTTTTGAGGGCATTACGCACTCGCTTTGTACGCTCGAATTTGCTGTCCATCGCCCGCTTTACGACTGGATACTCGAAACGCTTGGCATCTACCATTCGCGGCAATACGAATTCGCTCGGCTCAACTTAACCTATACCGTCATGAGCAAGCGCAAACTGCTTGAACTCGTCCGTGGGAATCTTGTGCACGGCTGGGACGATCCGCGTCTGCCCACCCTCACCGGCATGCGCCGGCGCGGCTATACACCGGAAGCCATTCGTTCCTTCTGTACTGAAATCGGTATCACCAAATTCGAGAGCCTCACCGATGTCGGACTGCTCGAATATCATGTCCGCACCGATCTGAACGAACGCGCGCCGCGCCGCATGGCTGTCATTGATCCGTTGAAAGTCGTCATCACCGACTACGAAAAAACCGGCGATGAACTCGAACTGCCCAATCATCCGAACAAACCCGAAGCCGGCACGCGGAAAATAAATTTTGCACGGGAAATTTATATCGAGCGCGACGATTTCATGGAAGCTCCGCCGAATAAATTTTTCCGGCTGGCGCCCGGGCGTGAAGTCCGGTTGCGCGGTGCTTATTTCATTACATGTACCGGCGTCATCAAAGATGCTGCCGGACATATCGTTGAACTGCACTGTACGCACGACCCGGCCAGCCGCGGCGGCAATGCGCCGGACGGACGCAAAGTCAAAGGAACCATTCACTGGGTCTCCGCTGAACACGGCATTGCAGCGGAATTCCGACTCTACGACCGCCTCTTTACCAGCGAAAACCCCGCCGCTGAAGAAGATGATTTTAAAACGTATCTGAATCCCGATTCACTCAAAATTGCATACGGCTTTGTTGAACCGGTGCTCGCCGCTGAAAACGCCGGCGCACGGTTCCAGTTCGAGCGCATCGGATATTTCTGTGCCGACACCGACACAACGCCGGAAAAACCTGTCTATAACCGTATTGTCGGTCTCAAAGATTCCTGGGCAAAGAAAAAGTAACACTCAGCATTCAAATACACCGATGTAACTGTTCCAACTGATTGTTGCTAGATGTTTAGTCCCACAGTGTGCTGGAGTGATGTATAACGAGCTCCGGAGGGATGAATTATGGGACAGATATTACACGGATGCGCCCGTACGACTGAGGCGGTGCGTCGAACGATACAGCATCGTCAAGAGAGCCTGAGTGTTCTGGCACGGAGGTACGGTATTAACCCGAAAACCGTAGCGAAGCGTCGACAGCGCACAACGGTACAAAATGCCC carries:
- a CDS encoding glutamine--tRNA ligase/YqeY domain fusion protein; its protein translation is MNTSAGNFIFDIIDADLAAGKHKEIITRFPPEPNGYLHIGHAKAICLDFGAALKYGGRCHLRFDDTNPTAEDTEYVEAIKEDIRWLGFDWGEHLYFASDYFGKMYACAVKLIELGKAYVCELSVDEFKKYRGVPEIPGKEPPGRSRTVEENLALFTRMNAGEFPDGTYVLRARIDMASPNLHMRDPALYRIKHAHHHNTGDKWCIYPMYDFAHCLEDSFEGITHSLCTLEFAVHRPLYDWILETLGIYHSRQYEFARLNLTYTVMSKRKLLELVRGNLVHGWDDPRLPTLTGMRRRGYTPEAIRSFCTEIGITKFESLTDVGLLEYHVRTDLNERAPRRMAVIDPLKVVITDYEKTGDELELPNHPNKPEAGTRKINFAREIYIERDDFMEAPPNKFFRLAPGREVRLRGAYFITCTGVIKDAAGHIVELHCTHDPASRGGNAPDGRKVKGTIHWVSAEHGIAAEFRLYDRLFTSENPAAEEDDFKTYLNPDSLKIAYGFVEPVLAAENAGARFQFERIGYFCADTDTTPEKPVYNRIVGLKDSWAKKK